The Arachis ipaensis cultivar K30076 chromosome B07, Araip1.1, whole genome shotgun sequence genomic interval GCATTTTTTGTACTGACACAAGCATACATATGCCGCACAAGCAAGTaagcaaaagaaattggaattttAGAAACAAGAGCAAACAGAACCAGTGTGTCACAAAAGGAGACGCGTTAAAAAGAGCCGCACTGAGGCAAAATGATATGGTTTACAATCTTATGCAACTGGGCACAGATTGGACCAAGAGACTTATGAGTAGGAGTGGTACCTTCTAGGAGAGGAATATTGACGCACACAGTACTCAGGGCTTCAAAATAAGACACATTGAGAGTTTCGTCCCACTTACCCGATGTATAAACATCGACCCCCCTGTCCTGATAATCTAGGGCTTTGTTTAGGTGATACTTGTCAAGAATGATCACCTTACCTTTAACAAATGAGGCGATTCTCCCTTCTTTGTAGGACAAGTTGCTATAGAACTGCTTCACCAGATCAGGATAAATTTTCTCTTTAATGGACAGAATGGGAATCCATCCTTGACATGCAAACAGAGGTGTAAAGTTCAGACCTTTTCTATGGAGTTTGTCTAGATTCAAAATCTTAGAGGGACAGAGAGTGCACTTATATATGTCTTTGCAGAAAAACAGGTAGTTCATGAGAGATTGAAAATGACGACGATCAAAGGACTCTTTAGGAAACTCAGCATAAAAGGACTTATAAGCAATGGGATTGGACAGTTTAGGTTCAGAAACGGGACGAAGAGGAAAGTCAATGACTGTACCGCGGGTATGGCAAGCctgagaggagagaatctctttGTCTTCTTCATGAAGAGGTCTCTTACCTCGGGAAGAACTGGGTTTGGATGAGCTTGGCTGAGAGACATTTGGAGGAGTGGGAGTAGGACGAGGAGCCACCCTAGGGCGGCGAGCAGTGGTCTTAGTATGAGCCATGTCAGGAACAGTGTTGggaggagagagaggaggagagtGAGTGGGAGATTGTGAAGGGGAAGAGTGTGAATGATCAGAACGGGAGGTATGAGTGCCACTGTGAGAGCCTCTGCGGATAGCTTTTTTCTTGCGTGCCATATTTATAGAGCACTGTTATTTACAGAAGATGAAGAAGTGGAGAGAGTGGAGTGTGAAAGGATGCATGTAGTGGGAAGTTAATGTAGGCTTAAAGGAGTGTAAATGTTGCGTCTTGgaaaaagataaaaatgaaaACTTTGAAAACTTTGAAAGTTACAGCTGTAACCTTCgtacgaaaaaaaataaaaaaaaattgattaaaaaaattcaattgaaATGAGgcccaaaataaaaataaaaaatgaaatacaaatgattaaaaaaattgagaCTGCAAGAATGGAATGGGCCCAATGGTTTCAATAAGGGAGGCTCAAATTTCGTAAAACTGATCTAGCACTTTAGGTCCATCACTCATAGTGACCTGTTATGAATCCAGTAAGCTTCACAATGGGTTAATGAAGCTCCCTCATCATCTGCCCAGAAATGTCTCAGCTCGATCTATgagacaaaacacaaaaatctCAATATCAGAATCATTAAGAAAACATAGATGAAGCAAAAATGCCCAGTTCAGTCCGTAATTTGCAGAACCTCTCTTTTATCAATGGTTTGGTGAAAATATCAGTCAGCTGATCTTCAAATTTAACAAACTGAATATCCAAATTTctattttgcacatgttctcttataGAATGAAATCTAACTTCTATGTGCTTTGTTCTAGAGTGCAAAACAGTTGGAAATATTTATAGCACTCATGTTGTTACAAAAAAATGGAATGTTAGAAACTTTCTGTAGTAGTAGTTGAGAACAGCAAGATGAGGCTACAGTGTACTTAGCTTCGGCAGTAGAGAGTGCCATTGttgcttgctttttgcttgaccaaACAATGAGTGATTTTCCAAAGAAGCAACACATACCACTTGTGCTTCTTCTATCAATTCTGTCCCAGtgaaatctgcatcacaaaaatcCACTAATTGAAAAGAATCAGTTTTGGGAAATCATAAACCATAATTAGTGGTACCAACCACATATCAGATGATCCTTTTGACAGCTGAGAGATGAGATTCCTTAAGTTTGGATTGGAATCTTGAGCACACACCAACACTTTGTATGATGTCAGGCCTTGATGAGGTTAGATACATCAAAGAGCCAATCATTCCCCTGTAACGTGTTTCATCAACATCTCTAGCATATTCATCTTTATCCAGCTTGATATTAGGATGCATGGGGATTCCTATTGGCTTGCTACATTCTAGCCCAAATTTCTTGACAAGTTCTTTAGCAAatttctcttgatgaatgaataTGCCTTCTGCAGTTTGCTTGATTTGTAAGCCTAGAAAAAAATTGAGCTCTCCCGTCATGTTCATATCAAATTCATTGGTCATAAGCTTAGCAAAATCTGCACACAAATCTCATTAGCCGAACCAAAgataatatcatcaacataaacttgcacaagaataaaataatcattATAATTCTTAATAAATAGAGTGGTGTCAGTGGCTCCTCTTTGAAAATTGTTTTTCAATAGAAatgagctaagtctctcataccaagctctaggagcttgtcttaaaccatataaCGCTTTAgctagtttgaaaacatgattaggaaAGGTTTTGTTTTCAAATCCAGGAGGTTGAGCCACATAGACCTCTCTATCTATTATACCATTGAAGAATGCACACTTTACATCCATTTGGAATAGCTTGAAGCCACAACGAGCTGCATATGCCAGGAGCAATTTGATGGCTTCCATTCGAGCTACAGGTGCAAAGGATTCATCGAAATCAATCCCTTCCTCTTGATCATAGCCTTGAGCAACCAATCTTGCTTTGTTTTGGACAATGGTTCCATCTTCACCCAATTTGTTTCTGAAAATCCATTTAGTGCTAGTGACTTTCTTTCCATTTGAGTGAGGCACTAAGGTCCAGACCTGATTTTTCTCAAACTGCTGCAATTCCTCCTCCATGGCTAACACCCAAGATGGGTCAGCAAGAGCTTCTTGGATATTTTGAGGTTCAATCTTTGATATAAGAGCAATATTGTTGGATTCAGCTCTTTTCAAAGATGAACGAGTAGACATGCCTTTGGAGGGACCACCTATTACGAACTTCTTAGGATAGTTTTTCAAAAACTTTCATTCCCTTGGCCTTCTATTTTGAGTTGAGGATTCAGGTTCCTCTTGATCAACAATGGCCTCTGCATCAGTATTTTCTACTGCAACAGGAGATAATTCCAAATTGTCTCCTGCATAATTGAGATTTTCGCTACTAACAGGTGCAGTTTCTTGAGAACTTGAATTTTGAGGCACTGACTCAATATTCTTGGGCAATTCAGCTTCAAAACTTGTACTATCATCAATGCAAACACTAGGAACAGAGTTAGATTCACAGAATGTGACATGCATGGTTTCCTCAACAGTTTTGGAGTTCTTGTTATATACTCTATATGCTTTGCTATAAGTGGAATAACCAAGAAAGATGCCTTCATGTGTTTTAGGGTCAATTTTTCCTAAATTTTCTTTGATATTCAGTATGAAACACTTGCAACCAAACACATGAAAGTAACTAAGATTGGGTGGAtgtcctttccaaagttcatatggAGTTTTCTTCAAAAACTTTCTTATGAGAGTTCGATTTAAAACATAACAAGCTGTATTCACAGCTTTAGCCTATAAGAATTTAGGAACTACTTCATATTCACACAACATAGCTCTAGCCATTTCTTGtaaacttctatttcttcttttcacaacaccattttgttgtggtgttctatgacaagagaagttgtgtgaTATGCCTTGTTCATCACAAAAATATTCAAAGTATTGATTTTCAAACTCTTTGCCATGGTCACTTCTAATTAAAACAATTTTTATacccttttcattttgaatcttcttgctgaatttttcaaaaacaaaatatgCTTCATGTTTATGAGCTAAGAAGaacacccaaccaaacctagtatagtcatccacaataaCCATTCCATAACTTTTTTCTCCAAGACTTTGAGTCCTAGTTGGTCCAAATAAATCAAGATGTAATAGCTCTAATGGTTTCTTAGTTGAGAtatcttcctttggtttaaaaggaGTTTTAGTTTGCTTACCCATTtaacaagcatcacaagtgatgtctttatcaaatttaatattaaaaagacCTCTTACTAAGCCCTTTTTAACAAGTTTGGAGATTTGGAACATGCTAGCATGTCCTAATCTCTTATGCCACATCCATTTTTCAGATTCCATTGAAGAGAAACAAGTTACATTTTGAACTTTAAGATCATCTAGGGTGAGACCATAAACATTGTCCCTTCCTTTTGCAACAAATAAAATAGCCACTGTTTTCTCATTAATGACCCTACAATCTAATTTTCTAAATGTTATAGCATATCCAAGGTCACATAATTGACCTATGCTCAATAGATTATGCTTTAACCCATCTACCAAGAAGACACTATCAATGCAAGTAGAAAAATCTTTGCCAACCTTACCAATGgcaattattttacctttaccattatctccgaaagtgacaaatcctccatcatacttgttgagtTTAATGAAGAAAGTATCATTTTCGGTCAtatgccttgaacatccactatcaagATACCACATGTCTAATTTCTTCTTGGATATAAGGCAAACCTCATCTTCATCATCGTGATCAGCCATCAGGCATAGCTGAGCCTCTTGATCTGATTCCTCATAGCTGGtgtcattctccaagtcttcccatgtTGCCATCATTACTTTCTTTTTGTCCTTCTTCGATTTTTCACCTTTCTTTAGTTGAGGGCAATCTGACTTGAAGTGACCTGGTTCCTTGCAATGGTGACATGTGAACTTGGCTTGATCTTTCTTGAAGTCTTTGGATGAAGAAATTCCTTTGCTTTTGTTTTTGAATCTCAGtagttttctcatttttcttgcaAAGAGCACCATTTCTTTCTCTGAAAAACTGtcatcagattcttcttctttggCTGTCATTCTTGATTTCAGTGCTacacttttctttttgtcatctTTGTCTTGAGACATGTGAATGGTTTCGTAGGCCAGCAGCTTACCTCTTAGCTCATCATAGGTAATTTCGATCAAATCATTCTTTTCAGAGATGGGTGTGCTTTTTACTTCTCATTTCTTAGTAAGACTCCTCAGGATCTTCCTTACTAAGGTTTCTTTGGAATAGCTCCTTCCCATGGCATCTAggttgttgatgattattgagaaCCTTTCGAACATTTGATCGATGCTCTCATCCTCCTTCATGCTGAACATTTCATACTTCTTCATCAACATATCAATTTTGGTCTCCCTCacttgtttagtgccttcatGGGTGAGTCTGAGCTTGTCCCAAATTTTTTTAGCCTTCTTGCACCTTGACACTTTTCTGTATTCTTCAAGACTGATTGCGCAGTGCATCAGGTTGATTGCCTTGGCATTGAGTTCAaccttctttttttcttcctctGTCCACTCGCTGTCTTCTTTTGCCACAACTTTTCCATCAGCATTTTGCTTAGTGGGAACGTCTGGTCCGTTGAGAATAATCTTCCAGATGTTGTAGTCGATTGACTGCACAAAGATTCTCATTCTCTCTTTCCAGTAGGAATAGTTGCTGCCATTGAAGTAGGGAGGTCTATTATTCGACTGCCCTTCAGTGAGAGTGAAGGCCATGATGTTAGGACCCATATTGTTGGCaatggatctttactccaagctgtgaAGCTTGATTCCTTGAGACCttgctcctgataccaattgatggttctgcttgaacttgagaaggggggttgaatcaagttagCTCAAAACTTAAAGTTTCAGACTCTGTTTTCACTGAAGCTGGAAATGCAggagatttttttgttttgtctcgtgcagaaaagaaacagagaagggaagaagagaaagaggcaAGCATATATCTTGGTTCGGATTCCAAGTGCCATGAATCCTatgtccagtctccaccacaaaccatggtggaattttcactataatccactgattacaatcaccaatactattgaattataacctaattcaactagtatctaTCCCTAAGATTTCTTGACCAAAGCTTAGCACCCAAAGCGCTTTCCCAATTCGGAAGGAAAATCTTGACAGATTCAAACtcaccaagtgctaacccaacttggcaaGGAGAACTAATCCTAGTTCTACAACCCAATTACACAAGAATTCATTGGCTCTTTTTTGTATCACTCTTGCCTTTTCTCTCTTGACTTTACAACTCACATGATTAGCCTTTTTCTCAATAcagaaaatgacacaagacagcCATAACAATGAAAATCAGAAATTAAGCTTCAGTAGAAGAAAAAGATTTCAGCTCAATAGTTGAGATGATGCTCTGAGTTTTTGCTCTCTTTTTCTTGTCTCCAAATGTTGGAATGAGGTTGGTTATATATATCTTCAACTTGCCTTCAATTTTGTCTCTTCTATTTCCTTGTCCCAGCTGCCCGTTGGAGCTGTCTCAGCTGGCATGCGGTCCTTCTTCATCATGCTCCACTAACTTTGCTGGTTGAGGAGCCCGTCCACCACCTCTGTTGTCTTTTTTTTGCTTTCTTCTTTGGCATGCACTCCTTTTTCATTTTGCTCCATTTCTCTTGATGCTACTATTCTTTGCAGATTTGTGTTTTGCTCAACCATGATCCAAATAGTACTTTGCTGATGCCCTTGGGTTAGTGGAGTGTCCTTGTGTCCTTCTTACTTTATTTGAGCAATACTTGTCCTTGCTTTGTCTAGCTGTCCTCACATTTTATTTAGCAAATACATTACCTCTTATATGCTGAGCGGTGCTATGAAAAGGAGCTTTGGGCTCGTTTATTTTCTTGAAACACCAAGAAACAAATGAACTGCATTCTTTTAGCTGTGATAGAAAATAATGAGCTTAAGTGTTGGACCTTGTCATACTTTAAGTTACTCAAGCATTACTAAAATGGCTTAAAGCAACATTTGATTGGGCTTGCATTACTTAGTACACATTAAACATATTTGAGTTTTAACCCAAAAAATATTTGTCATCATTTATAAAATCCAAAATCAAGCTAAACTTAACCGTTTCCATTTCCTTTTTACGAAAGAGGACAACATGAAACGCCAAATTAATGCATGCATGATAACATATGATTCTAGGTAGTAATTAGGAAATGGAGGGGGTTTTGGGTTTCACAATCACCGTTATTGCATTTGGCGCCACTTTTGCGTGTTCCACACTGCAGCCTTGGACTTCGAcgtctaaaaaaaatattaacctGATAGACGTAANNNNNNNNattttatttgtcatttatcaAAATTGAAttgtaattttaattagaaaagtaATTAGTTTTGGTCGTTGCAACTTGGAAGTAACGACTAGGAGTCTGAGTCAACTAAACCGACTGAGTCAACAGTCATGGAGAGGATGGTTTCTTCAATTCAGGGCTTAGTTTTCTCCATAATCAACTGTCTTCAATTTTTTCCCCTCAGTTCTCGGTCTAAGTAGGGACAGATGATTTTTCTATcacaatttcatttttctttgattttgtttattttacctCTTTTTTGTTTTCCGGGAAAGTTCTGGGAAGACTCAGGTATGTTCCTGCATCTCTCTGGTTTCTGAAGCTATACTTTGTAGCATGtagcataataatcacatagatTAAAGTTGCTGGATTTGATGGCTGAGGATATATTATAGTATCTATATTCCAATTGTCTTCAatctttgattttgttttcaatgCCACAGAGTTAGGGAATGACCTTTTTGGTgtgcatttgtgtgtgtctgtgtatttttttttttttttaactaatgttCCTTACCTTACAATTTCTGAGAATCCAAGCTTCATTCTAAGCACTACATATGGGAATTGGAAGTGAAGCCTGAATTCGTTTCGTGTGTTTATGTTCAATATTATTTGATTTTCCGTTCATTTGTGTCAATGAAGATATGTCATAACTGAACTTCAACTTTATATCTTAAATCTTTTGATCGGATGAAAACCTATATATACTGTCTGAGGTACAGAATTACAGATAAAAAGAATTAATCAAGTATTCACATTTTTGTCAGGTTTCTACATCTCTTCATGCTAGATTGATTGGAAGAAAatgagttttgaattttgatCAAAACTGAAGTTTATCTTTATCCGAAGTAAAATGAGTGATGCAATAGCGGCTGAATTGATTTCCCAGGTGGTCTTAAATATATTTGATACTGTCAAAGTAGCGAATGAGGTTGTGATTCAGAAGGAAAATTTCAACAAGTTCTCGAGTCAGTTGGAGAAGATCTCTTCTATTTTGAAGTCTTTACCAATAGAGGATATAGAGAATCCTGAGAGCTTGAAAAATGCCTTGGATGTTCTCAACCAAGCTATTACGGTTGCTAAGCAGCTGGTTTTTGATGGGCACGGTAGAAGTAAGATTTATGTTTTGATGAATTCGAGAAGGATGGTTGCACGTTTGAAATGTTGCGGAGAAGAAATAAGGCGAGCCCTGAGGCTGATTCCTCTTGCAAGCAAAGATATAAGCGAGATGTTAGATGTGGagtatgaagatgaagatgaacaaGTTTTGGAAAAAGTTGAGGGTGCGATACAAGAGAGGAATTTGGATGGAACGTATGCGAATGAGTTGTTGTGTTGTATTGCAGATGCCATGGGTGTCCCGAAGGAGAGTGATGCGTTGAAGAGAGAATTCCAAGAGTTGAAACGCGAAATGGAAAGTGCACGGTCCAGGAAAGATGTGGCAGAAGCTCTTCGCATGGAGAAGCTTATTGCAGTGCTTGAAAGGGCTGATTTGATAACCTCAGTGCAAGAGAAAGAAATTAGGTACTTTGAAAAGCGAAATTCTTTGGGCAGGACCCCTTTAGAGCCTCTGCATTCATTTTACTGCCCAATCTCTGGAGATATTATGCTGGACCCTGTTGAAACTTCCTCTCGCAAGACATTCGAGAGAAGTGCAATACAAAGGTGGTTCTCCCAAGGGAACACTCTCTGTCCATTGACCATGTTGCCCCTCGACACTCGAATCTTAAGGCCCAATAAGACTCTTCGCCACTCTATTCAAGAGTGGAAGGACAGGAATACAATCATCACCATTTCTACCATCAAGTCCCTGCTTGAAACAAATGAACAAGAGCAAGTGCTTGAATCCTTAGACAAGCTGCAGGATTTATGCTTAGAGAGACAGATACACCTAGAGTGGTTGAAAATGGAGAATTACATGGCTCTTCTTATTGGACTTCTTGGTTCTAGAAATCGTGAAATAAGGAAGCGTGTTCTGCTCATACTGTCTTTGCTTGCAAAGGATGACACAGACAACAAGGTGTGTTAAGTGTTAACTCTAAAGAGCACAATCTTGAGTTTTGCGTATAAGAGACTAACTAGTAACTAACAAACACTTGTTTATGGCAGCAAGGCATTGCAAAAGTGGATGGTGCACTTCGATCGATTGTTCACTCGCTTGCGCGTCAAATTGAGGAAAGCAAACTAGCATTGAAGTTGCTTTTGGAGTTATCCAAAACTAACACCTTGCTTCAACTCATAGGAAACGTTCAAGGAGGCATACTTCTAATAGTGACAATGTTAAATAGTGATGACGTCGAAGCAGCCAAAATTGCACATGAGCTTCTGGAGAACCTGTCTTTCCTTGACCAAAATGTTATAGAGATGGCAAAGGCAAATTATCTTAAGCCTTTGCTACTGAATCTTTCCACAGGTATTCCATGAATTTCTGTTATGTTTATTGTTTGTCTTGCTTTCCTAATCTCCATCACTTGTAGGAGCAAAGAATGTGAGAATACTCATGGCCGAAACCGTGTCCGAAATCGAATTGACTGAGCAGAATAAATTGTCCTTAGTTAAAGATGGGGCAGTGAGACCTCTTCTTGGACTGCTCTTGGAAAATGATGTGGAAATCAAGAAAGTGGTTGTAAAGTGTTTACTTAAGCTGTCAAGTTTGCTGGAGAATGGCATGGTGATGATTAAGCAAGGTGTTACTCAACAGCTATTAGAGTTGCTATACTCTCATAGTTTACAGTCACCTGCTCTGCAGGAACTGATCGTTGCAACAATAATGCATCTTGCCATATCAACCACCCACCAACAAGCTGAAGAGGAACGTGTATTGTTGCTTGATTCAGAGGAACAAGTATATAAATTCTTCTCTCTGGTTTCTTTGACAGAACTTGATGTACAAAACATGATTCTCAAAGCCTTTCAGGCACTATGCCAGTCTCTCTCCGGCTTCACCATCAGAATGTGGTTGAGACAGGTCTCTACTTTGATATGTCAAACAATTTTCATTCATTAATTGTTTAATAACGAGTTGCATTGTTCCAATCAATGCAGATCTCGGCTGCTAAAGTATTGGTCCAGTTGGTAGAGCTTAACACCCACGCAGTTCGGGTGAATGCCTTGAAGCTTTGTTATTGCTTGACAGAAGATGGTGACCACAGGAATATCTCATCACACATAACTGAAAGGTTCATTAAGGTTTTGATgaacatcatccaagcttctgATGACGCTGAAGAGATGGTTGCTGCTATCGGCATCATCTCTAGACTACCACAGGAGACACACATAACCGAGTGGCTTCTGGATTCTGGGGCACTTCAAACAATTTCAGCATGCCTCAAAGATCAGCATAAACATGCCTCACACAGAAAGCAAGTGACAGAGAATTCTGTCCAAGCCCTTGGTCGATTTACTGTGTCGGCAAATCCAGAGTGGCAGAAGAGAGTAGCTGAAGCAGGCATGATCCCGGTGTTGGTGCAATTGCTGGCTTCTGGAACACCTCTTTCAAAACAGAAGGCAGCTATTTCGATGAAGCAGCTTTCTGAAAGTTCATACTGCTTGAGCAAGCCGATAAAGAAGGCGAGCGTTTTGAAACGGTGCTTCACAGCACAGGAAATAGGGTGCCCAGCACATCTAGGTACATGTACGATAGAGTCTTCATTCTGCATGTTACAAGGCAAGGCCTTGGAGCCCCTTGTGCGGATGCTCTCGGAACAAGACGTTGGAACATGCGAAGCATCTTTAGATGCTCTAATGACTTTGCTTGACGGCCAAACACAACATAGTGGAAGTAAGGTGCTGGTGGATGCAAACGCTGTTGCACCAATGATAAAGCTCTTGAGTGTTCCAGCTTCAAGGTTGCAGGAAAAAACTCTAACAGCATTAGGCCAAATCTTTCAACTTGATGAAGTGAGAAATAAGTATAAGGCTATGGCCACAATGCCCTTGGTGGACATAACTCAGAGCAAAGACAGCCGTTTGAAAAGTCTTGCAGCTAAAGGCCTTGCTCAATTAGGTCTACTTGATAAACAATCTTCTTATTTTTAGGGAACCCTTCTTAATCATTCATATTCTTTTCATACTTGAATATTTATGCAACATTTCATCCTATGTAATACTATACTCTTTATGCATGAATGAAAATTATGGAAAAACTTAAATGGTTGTAAATATGCAATATCTTAAAAGAGAAAGTTCAGTGAGtcagcatttttattaaaatctaaCCAGCACTTAATTAGTaaaagaaaagtgaataatctcacacaattagatgaaatctcatatTATTAAAAACACCAATAAAAACTAATGAATGGTTATAAATTACAAAACTTACTGGGCTAGCattcttcttcttaaaaaataggcatccaattttttttttgagcCAGATGAGGCCCAAAATATGAGTAAAAAGTAGGGTTAGGCCCATCGACAATTGAGTTGCGTTTGCATCTCTTCTTCCCGAGTGTCTGCAGTGGTCAGTGTGTAGCTTTCTGAGTGGCATTCTCATCGATCAAACTCGCTTCATTCTTCACATCACACTTGAAAACCTCAACAAAGATGTTCAAAAAGTACGCTCCAAACACATGCTTGCCTACACCGATATCTACTCAATATTACTATCTAGATTCTCATgccgttcctcctcctcctcctttttttttctttttaatttcggttttcaattTCTAATTTCCTTTCCTATTATTTGTTCGGGTTTTGTTAATAATAATTGCATGGTGCCTTAATCGGAACCACACGAAACCCTCTGAATCAGATTCTCACTTTTTCGTTCCCTGAATTCAAGCTGTTATGTGTCTCTGCCTATATACATTCAGATTTAACtgcttaaaaaaaaatcataaagaacctcttttttttttgtgttcatTTTCAGATTTTCGTTTGAGGATGTGTCTGCTCAGAATCAAGTGAAGGCCTCTGTTCAACGAAAAATTCGACAAAGTATCGCAGAGGAGGTGAAATTCCTTTTTTGGGTTTAGTTTTTTGTTGTAAATTTTAACCTTGACATAACAAATCCAACAAAGTATGAATTTATCTTGTCGTTGCACTCTTATGTTATTTATGGCACTGACTTCAGTTACCCCTTTGTAGTATCCTGGTTTGGAACCAGTATTGGATGATATACTTCCTAAGAAGTCCCCTCTTATAGTTGCTAAAtggtttgttatttatttatttttgattgTGCGTTTCGTTGTTTCACAAATTTTATGGTTGTTAAGTGCTAACTGCTTGATTTTTCTTGCTCCTGCTCTAGTCAGAACCATCTGAATCTGGTGCTAGTGAACAATGTGCCTTTGTTTTTCAGTGTCCGGGATGGACCATACATGCCCACATTGCGACTTCTCCATCAATGTAAGTTCATATATGTGTTTCCTCTAATTTTAACTTGTCTATACTCTTTCTTCTTGAATAAACGTGCAAGTTGATGAATAATTTTCATTGCATTCCAGTGAGTGATTTGACTGGTTATCTTCCATGGTTATATATTGCGTGTGTATCCAATCAAAACAGTTATGAAGCTTACCAATGATTGTGTGACATAGATTTAACTTTGTATAGAAATTGGTACAGAGCTCAAATAAAAATGGTGATTAGACATTAGTCGGATTTAACTTTTGCATCAGTTTCTTAAGCATGGCAGTGGAAATTTGGTGGTTGGGATTGATTTGTATTACAGCAGCAGAATAAAGGAAAACATTCAATGACATGGTTTATTGGCTTCTTCTATGCATATAATGTTAGAGGAGTAATGAACGGAAATTCTGAA includes:
- the LOC107605870 gene encoding U-box domain-containing protein 44-like codes for the protein MSDAIAAELISQVVLNIFDTVKVANEVVIQKENFNKFSSQLEKISSILKSLPIEDIENPESLKNALDVLNQAITVAKQLVFDGHGRSKIYVLMNSRRMVARLKCCGEEIRRALRLIPLASKDISEMLDVEYEDEDEQVLEKVEGAIQERNLDGTYANELLCCIADAMGVPKESDALKREFQELKREMESARSRKDVAEALRMEKLIAVLERADLITSVQEKEIRYFEKRNSLGRTPLEPLHSFYCPISGDIMLDPVETSSRKTFERSAIQRWFSQGNTLCPLTMLPLDTRILRPNKTLRHSIQEWKDRNTIITISTIKSLLETNEQEQVLESLDKLQDLCLERQIHLEWLKMENYMALLIGLLGSRNREIRKRVLLILSLLAKDDTDNKQGIAKVDGALRSIVHSLARQIEESKLALKLLLELSKTNTLLQLIGNVQGGILLIVTMLNSDDVEAAKIAHELLENLSFLDQNVIEMAKANYLKPLLLNLSTGAKNVRILMAETVSEIELTEQNKLSLVKDGAVRPLLGLLLENDVEIKKVVVKCLLKLSSLLENGMVMIKQGVTQQLLELLYSHSLQSPALQELIVATIMHLAISTTHQQAEEERVLLLDSEEQVYKFFSLVSLTELDVQNMILKAFQALCQSLSGFTIRMWLRQISAAKVLVQLVELNTHAVRVNALKLCYCLTEDGDHRNISSHITERFIKVLMNIIQASDDAEEMVAAIGIISRLPQETHITEWLLDSGALQTISACLKDQHKHASHRKQVTENSVQALGRFTVSANPEWQKRVAEAGMIPVLVQLLASGTPLSKQKAAISMKQLSESSYCLSKPIKKASVLKRCFTAQEIGCPAHLGTCTIESSFCMLQGKALEPLVRMLSEQDVGTCEASLDALMTLLDGQTQHSGSKVLVDANAVAPMIKLLSVPASRLQEKTLTALGQIFQLDEVRNKYKAMATMPLVDITQSKDSRLKSLAAKGLAQLGLLDKQSSYF